In one Nicotiana tomentosiformis chromosome 6, ASM39032v3, whole genome shotgun sequence genomic region, the following are encoded:
- the LOC104096706 gene encoding enoyl-CoA delta isomerase 2, peroxisomal-like codes for MCTLEKSGNIFYLTLTGDDEHRLNPTLITTIRSFVAEVKSQAVKGSVLITKAQGRFFSNGFDLKYAQAAGSAQAAKDRLHNMVALFKPLVADFLSLPIPTIAAVTGHAAAAGLLLAIIHDYVTMRSDKGVVYMSELDIGMTLPDYFTAMIRSKVGSAASRRNLVLKATKMKAEEAVVMGIVDSAHPTAEEAVVAAVRLAEELGKKRWNGKVYAELRKSLVPEVCGVLGLKHTAVLPSRL; via the coding sequence ATGTGCACGTTAGAAAAGTCAGGCAACATCTTCTATCTTACGCTTACCGGCGACGATGAGCACCGACTGAATCCTACTCTCATCACCACCATCCGTTCATTTGTAGCCGAAGTTAAATCCCAAGCCGTGAAGGGTTCCGTTCTGATCACAAAAGCCCAAGGCAGGTTCTTCTCTAACGGCTTTGATCTAAAGTATGCACAAGCCGCTGGTTCAGCGCAAGCTGCCAAAGATCGGCTACACAACATGGTGGCCTTGTTCAAGCCGCTGGTCGCCGATTTCCTATCACTCCCAATTCCGACCATCGCCGCCGTCACCGGCCACGCGGCGGCTGCGGGGCTGCTGCTAGCGATAATCCATGATTATGTAACCATGAGATCGGATAAAGGAGTGGTGTATATGAGCGAGTTGGATATAGGGATGACTTTGCCCGACTATTTTACGGCGATGATAAGGTCTAAGGTTGGATCCGCAGCTTCTCGGCGGAATTTGGTTTTGAAAGCAACGAAAATGAAGGCGGAGGAGGCGGTGGTGATGGGAATTGTGGATTCTGCGCATCCTACGGCGGAGGAGGCGGTGGTTGCGGCGGTGAGACTGGCGGAGGAGCTGGGGAAGAAGCGTTGGAATGGCAAAGTGTATGCAGAGCTGAGGAAATCGTTGGTTCCGGAAGTGTGTGGAGTTTTAGGGTTGAAACATACCGCTGTCTTGCCTTCACGCTTGTGA